The proteins below are encoded in one region of Actinomycetota bacterium:
- a CDS encoding type II toxin-antitoxin system PemK/MazF family toxin: MQRGDIWFAATPGGDRPVLVVTRDPVAARIGSVVVAALTRTRRGLVSELDLSAVVDGVPTDCVVNFDNIHTLPREVFRQRVTTLSAARLTEACGVLAAAAGC; the protein is encoded by the coding sequence ATGCAGCGGGGTGACATCTGGTTCGCCGCCACGCCCGGCGGCGATCGTCCCGTGCTGGTGGTCACCCGTGACCCTGTCGCTGCCCGCATCGGATCGGTGGTGGTCGCCGCACTCACCCGCACGCGGCGGGGACTCGTCTCCGAGCTCGACCTATCGGCTGTCGTGGACGGCGTTCCCACGGACTGCGTCGTCAACTTCGACAACATCCACACGCTGCCGAGAGAAGTCTTCCGGCAGCGGGTGACCACCCTCTCGGCCGCCAGGCTCACTGAAGCCTGTGGGGTCCTGGCAGCCGCGGCGGGGTGCTGA
- a CDS encoding hydroxyquinol 1,2-dioxygenase produces MVETNEKLDQVVARLVEQVRWLIDELDVTADEWMQMLAFLTEVGRADEFVLLSDVLHLSVYVDAKDHHGEDGTPTNVEGPFYDDDSPELEPPYRIGRSVEDAPLLVLSGEVRNVSGRAVPGATIDVWQSDHHGLYDHQNPALPEHDLRGKLRADADGCYEFVTPIPAPYEVKNDGPVGRLLERLGRHAFRPAHIHIKVDAPGHQALTTMLFLPGDAWLDDDTIDAVKDELILKLEHPDERSEMTAGGRGQPHATARFDFVLNPLAGKLRS; encoded by the coding sequence ATGGTGGAGACCAACGAGAAGCTCGATCAGGTGGTCGCGAGACTCGTGGAACAGGTCCGCTGGTTGATCGACGAGCTCGACGTCACAGCGGACGAATGGATGCAGATGCTCGCCTTCCTCACCGAGGTCGGCCGAGCTGACGAGTTCGTCCTGCTCTCAGACGTCCTCCACCTGTCGGTCTACGTGGACGCGAAGGACCACCACGGTGAGGACGGGACACCCACCAACGTCGAGGGTCCGTTCTACGACGACGACTCGCCGGAGCTCGAGCCGCCGTACCGGATCGGCCGTTCGGTCGAGGATGCCCCGTTGCTCGTCCTCTCGGGGGAGGTGCGGAACGTCTCGGGGAGGGCTGTGCCTGGCGCGACCATCGACGTGTGGCAGTCCGACCATCACGGGCTGTACGACCACCAGAACCCGGCTCTTCCCGAGCACGATCTCCGTGGGAAGCTGCGCGCCGACGCCGACGGATGCTACGAGTTCGTGACACCGATACCCGCCCCGTACGAAGTGAAGAACGACGGACCGGTCGGCCGTCTCCTCGAACGATTGGGACGGCATGCCTTCCGCCCGGCTCACATCCACATCAAGGTGGACGCACCCGGTCACCAGGCGTTGACGACCATGCTCTTTCTCCCCGGTGACGCCTGGCTCGACGACGACACCATCGATGCGGTCAAGGATGAACTGATCCTCAAGCTCGAGCATCCCGACGAGCGATCCGAGATGACGGCAGGCGGTCGCGGCCAGCCGCACGCGACCGCACGCTTCGACTTCGTCCTGAACCCGCTCGCCGGGAAGCTCAGGTCGTAA
- a CDS encoding MoxR family ATPase, which yields MSRSPRRARRPLSLARSWTPRPGNRTNREDHVTHRFASPEDVAEGLRSVDYLPDARIARTIFLADRLEKPVLVEGPAGVGKTELAKSLARLLSADLIRLQCYEGLDEAKALYEWNYKKQLLRIQADQGSGRSWDDVEEDIFAEGYLLERPLLRSIRSTATAVLLIDEVDRVEAETEALMLEVLSEFQVSIPELGTVTAGRYPLVLLTSNNTRDLSEALKRRCLFLHLGYPQPSRERDIVRVRVPDIGEHLADQLTQLVARLRTMDLKKKPAISETIDWARTLVQLGADELNRQLVEDTLNVLLKYEVDIERAVETLLPTMGDS from the coding sequence ATGAGCCGATCCCCCCGACGGGCAAGGCGCCCGCTGAGCTTGGCGAGGAGCTGGACCCCGAGGCCCGGAAACCGAACTAACCGAGAGGATCACGTGACCCACCGCTTCGCGAGCCCCGAGGACGTCGCAGAGGGACTCCGGTCCGTCGACTACCTCCCCGATGCCCGGATCGCTCGAACCATCTTCTTGGCTGACCGGCTCGAGAAGCCGGTATTGGTCGAGGGCCCTGCTGGGGTCGGCAAGACGGAGTTGGCGAAGTCCTTGGCGCGGCTGCTCTCGGCCGACCTCATACGGCTCCAGTGCTACGAGGGGCTCGATGAAGCCAAGGCCCTCTACGAGTGGAACTACAAGAAGCAGCTCCTCCGGATCCAGGCCGACCAGGGATCCGGCCGCAGCTGGGACGACGTCGAAGAGGACATCTTCGCCGAGGGTTACCTGCTGGAACGGCCGTTGTTGCGTTCCATCCGCTCCACCGCCACAGCCGTACTGCTCATCGACGAGGTCGACCGTGTCGAGGCGGAGACCGAAGCTCTCATGCTGGAGGTGCTGTCGGAGTTCCAGGTCTCGATCCCCGAGCTCGGCACCGTGACGGCGGGCCGCTACCCGCTCGTGCTCCTGACCTCCAACAACACGAGGGACCTCTCCGAGGCGCTCAAGCGACGCTGCCTGTTCCTGCACCTCGGCTACCCGCAACCGTCACGGGAACGAGACATCGTGCGGGTCCGTGTGCCGGACATCGGCGAACATCTGGCCGACCAACTGACCCAGCTCGTGGCGCGGCTCCGGACAATGGATCTGAAGAAGAAACCAGCGATATCGGAGACCATCGACTGGGCGCGGACGTTGGTGCAGCTGGGAGCCGATGAGCTCAACCGACAGCTCGTGGAGGACACGCTCAACGTCCTTCTGAAGTACGAGGTCGACATCGAACGCGCCGTCGAAACCCTGCTCCCGACGATGGGTGACTCGTAG